In the genome of Mycoplasma nasistruthionis, the window TTTTAATTTGACTGTCTAAAAATTCAACTGCCTTAATAGCTGCTTGTAAGTTTCCTGTATGACCAACCATATCTGGATTAGCAAAGTTCATAATAGTAACATCAAAATCTAATGCGTTAGCTAATAATTCATCAGTGATACCTTGCGCTGACATTTCAGGAGCATCTGCATATGATTCGACTTTTAATGAATCAACCATAATTCTTTTTGAATTTTTAAATTCAATATCATTACCACCGTCCATGAAATATGTAACATGGGCATATTTTTGTGTTTCAGCAATTCTTAGTTGTTTTAAGTTGTTTAATTCTAAAACTCTACCAATTGGCATTGAAATATTCATTTCTTCAAATGCAACAATTGTATTAATTCCTTCATATTTCATCATTGAAACAAACTTGTCAATCGCAACTTCTTTGCTTGGTTTAACTTGATATAAGGGTGAACCAATAAATAAGTGAGTTAGTTGTCTTGCTCTATCAGGTCTGAAGTTAAAGAAAATGATACTATCATTATCTTTAACAAAAGCTGATTTATCCACAGTAGAATTTACAGCTGGTTTGAAAAATTCATCATAAATTCCTAAATCATATTGATTTTGAACATATTCAGTTGCATTTGTGAATGAATTTTCCGCATGACCCAAGATTGCATCATAAGCTTTTTCAACTCTATCAAACATTGAATCACGATCCATTGCATAAAATCTACCTGAAATTGAAACAATTTTGTATCCATATTTATCACATAAATCTTGCAATTTAGTAATTGACTCTGATATTGATTGTGGAGCAACATCTCTACCATCTCCAAAAACATGAACAGAAACTTTTTCTAGTCCATAATCATGAGCCGCATCTAAAAGTTTGAATAGATGATTTTCAAGCGAGTGAACTCCTCCTGGTGATAAAAGCCCCATTAAGTGTAAGGTTGCATCGTTTTTCTTAA includes:
- the gpmI gene encoding 2,3-bisphosphoglycerate-independent phosphoglycerate mutase, giving the protein MKKTVLIVIDGLGLRQETQGNAFALANTPTFDDLFKNYPNSLIQASGQYVGLPAGQMGNSEVGHLNIGAGTVVYTGLSLIQKALDDNSYPKNKAFLEAFEAVKKNDATLHLMGLLSPGGVHSLENHLFKLLDAAHDYGLEKVSVHVFGDGRDVAPQSISESITKLQDLCDKYGYKIVSISGRFYAMDRDSMFDRVEKAYDAILGHAENSFTNATEYVQNQYDLGIYDEFFKPAVNSTVDKSAFVKDNDSIIFFNFRPDRARQLTHLFIGSPLYQVKPSKEVAIDKFVSMMKYEGINTIVAFEEMNISMPIGRVLELNNLKQLRIAETQKYAHVTYFMDGGNDIEFKNSKRIMVDSLKVESYADAPEMSAQGITDELLANALDFDVTIMNFANPDMVGHTGNLQAAIKAVEFLDSQIKRILDWTNANDVTIFITADHGNAEITEDANGKPATKHTSSPVMLITNDKSLKLKDGKLANVAPTVLDYINIAKPAEMDEESLLIK